The sequence below is a genomic window from Wyeomyia smithii strain HCP4-BCI-WySm-NY-G18 chromosome 1, ASM2978416v1, whole genome shotgun sequence.
gaacaccagtcgaaacacaaatagatcgtatatcttaattagttttaagcaagaattgtatttcccttctctcaccttaaatccccactagctcgtagtcggccgcgagaataaataaaaggcctccctcttttccctgctaacgtagaattaatacgaattgtacttggctcagtaaaacagaaaatgtatcgtgccgtgtcaaataaactaattttaaacctttAACTTGATTGACCTGCACGTAGTCCGGATGGCAACCCGATCGAGAATCTCTGAGGTATATTGGCTGCAAGAGTTTACGTACACAATAAACGACCTTGAATCATGCATACGTTCATGCTGGCAATAAATCTCTGTATATACTCGCCATAACCTTGTCAATTCAATGCCCAGAAGAGAATAAGGGAGGAGCTACAAAGTATTAGCCAACTGATTGACTCAGAAAATTTGAACTTTTACTACGTTGACTTGAGGCGCGTCTTAACGGATGCATCagcttattttcaatttttcgcatttttttattctatcaagtgcaccttttttgaagaaatgacgctgtttgttttagtttatgataacaaataaaaatatgtgatgacattcaaaatccaattagttttgaaagaaaaacctatgaaaaacatggtgcgtctaaacgaacgcatgtcactgtatgccattcggccctttggaacaTTCTTAAACCTTCgattttgccagtgattgctatacttttctagaAGAAATCGCAATatcgcaaatttcaaatttttttaaataacatttttcatgaataaaatttaaaaaatcaaaaaatgctTTGAATGAAGGATTTTAATAAACACCAGGAAAACGACACGTAATCTCTAATCGAATGCAAATACAAGGTTTCATAGAAATCAATAAGTCTTATGTTTTCTCATTTACCTATTTTACATGGAATTCCTTCTAATCAAAAAGCTGAATTAGTTTTCGTCGAAATCCGTTACGTTGTTGAAAAGTATTGTagatattttgatttttttaaaagtgtCGTAGAACCTTTACAAGTTCTATCAAAAGATTGTGTAACTAATCGTTCTTGTtgtttgtttctctttttctctctttttttttcaatgaatttaaaaCATGTCTATGGTactaccgattttcaatacATTTGTAATGTTCAAACGTGTCAGGCTTTGGAagagtattttgaaaattaatgaaataaagTTTTCAAGAAGCAAACCAGATTCAACAGTTTGGCTGATTAGTTTGTAATTTTTTACAACGTAGTTTTTAGTACTTAGTTTTTTGAATCTTTAGAAAAAATGTAATACAACTTGGAAAATCTATGTATGATAAGACATTGACGAAGTATTGCAGTTTCAACCTAAGTAGCATGCTGTATCATTACTTCAATCTTGTTTGAAGAGAGTAAACCCAAGCTCAAGCATATGtatttgttcaacaaggaagggatgcccaaataaacaaaaagaaaaagactCATCAGCTGCGACTGCTAGTCTGGTAAAATCACTGGCAGTGACCAGTCCGTAGCTCCTCATTTGTGTCAAGGTagtgaaagagaaagagagatccCTGTGGAGTCAATTTGAACAATATGTGCAAATCCCTATTCCTGGTTGCTCTTATCATTGTCGCTTGTAGTAAGTACAGTATgtattgtatatatatatatatatatatatatatatatatatatatatatatatatatatatatatatatatatatatatatatatatatatatatatatatatatatatatatatatatatatatatatatatatatatatatatatatatatatatatatatatatatatatatatatatatatatatatatatatatatatatatatatatatatatattatagatTAGCTATGATCAAACAGCTTGTTCGCAGTTGGTTTGAAATGATACGAGCTGGTTATGAGATAAATTTCATGCAGATGTTTATTATGTAAACTCGACGCTTGCATAACCTGTCATAATAATTAGTTTCATATAACAATGTAATGTACTGAACAGATGCAGCCGATGATGACGAGTATTTCGAGTTCACCTGTCCGCGTGAGCAAGGTCAATTCGAAGATCCTTATCAATGCGATAAATATTATGACTGCAGCAACGGAAACGTGAAAGAGAAGTTATGTCCAGACGGGTTGGTTTTCAATCCAAGTAGTAAACTAAGTAATAAATGCGATCAAGTTTTTAACGTTGACTGTGGAAACAGAAAAGAATTACGTAAGTTTAATATGTAACGATATTTGTATTCTAGTGCAATATTTGTACAAATagatgaaattttttatcaGAAAAGCCAAACCCAGTTGGAGTATGTCCTAGACAAAACGGTTTCTTTCCCCATCCGGACTCAGCAATATGCAATGTGTTTTACAATTGTATCAATGGTCGCGAACTGGAAATGACATGTGTGGCCGGTCTACACTTCAACTTCGAAACCGGTACATGTGTTTGGCCAGACATGGCAAACCGTGTAGGCTGCGGCAGCAACGCCAACAGTAAGTTTTATGAATATGTTAGGATACGAAATAACTCACTTCTCTATAACTAcagaaaaacttcaagatgGATTCCAATGtccacaaaaattcaaaaaaatggataaaaatGGTCAAATAATTACGCATCCAAATTTTCCACATCCTGAGGATTGTTCAAAGTTTTATATATGTCTCAACGGTATTGAACCTAGAGGGGGGACCTGCGATGAAGGACTAGTTTACAACGAAGATCTCCAGCGCTGCGACGCACCGGAAAATATACCAGGGTGGTAagtaatttatatatttttttcaaatgacagTTTTATATATCTATGTAGTTATTTGAATCGGGTTCAACGGTTACTCATTCTCATTATACTCTGTCAAATTTTCTCAACTTGAGGGCTATCATAATCGTTTTAGCATGCAGTTTTAATTgcaatgtcaatttcaaatttcagcGAGGATTGGTATAATCATGACGACAAAATAGAAGAGTAAAGTCTGTTTCCGGAAATCTTGAAAAATCAAACATACATCAAAGAATAAGTTATATTCTAATTTACTTATCCGGTTTTACTAATTTTCCAGAAAATTGACACtcaataattaatttataagaGCGTTTATTTACACCAACATAAACATGAGGtggtatcgtgccgtgtcaaatatacaactctaagtaaaaaaataaattgacatgAGTTGGGTACCTTAATCATTTTGACAATAAATGCCTTTCTCACACAATGAAAATACtgtccaaatagaacaaaaagaaGATAGTTTATATGCTTATTTCATAATCAAAATGAATTTGCTCGCCGGgctcgtcgcttctacgtttgcttacagGAAAACTCATCTGAATCtctggaaaagttatctttgagACACCAACATTcacaatatattttttattgtttgcaGTTTgagctttttcatttattttaataaaagttctgaaaaagaaattcaaatggAGAAATAAAgtcaatatttttcatgaatgtTATCTTTCATGAATGTTATCTTTCAAAgatttttaagttttatttaaacatatattagaaaaaaattaactttttcaataacaaaataTAATTTAGTGCTTATTTCAAACTTTTGTGTCATTTCGGTCATCTCTATTCAtaaaatatccatattaggaggtattcggccatttcagcCAGTTTTCCCGCATGAAGTCACCATGTTGATATTCTAAACTGCGTATTTTTCAATGGTGAAGGAAGTTCTCAGGCTCAAGACTAATTTCCTGAAGGAGCGTATGCACTTTGGCATAGGTTATCATTTCAAAACATTCAAAGCATAGTAGCGCAGGAACCTTTGATTGTACTGAAACACTGATTGTGAGATAATTGTAGGGAAGATTCATAAGAATCCGGTTGGTATGAGACCTATTTCCTCAAACAATCACACATCCACTGAGAAAATGGCATCTTGGCTGatagaaaaaataaagaaatatcCTGTAATGCATGGAAAAAGCATGAAAAAATTAGTAGAATTCGTAGAGCAACTTGAATGATTTAAACAAAGACGAGGCAAGATCTTAGTACGCTTCGATGTCGCGGCTTTGTTCCCGAGCGTACCTGTCGAAAATGCTTTAAGAAGCCTCTACCGACATTTGGAACAATGCCGAGCACCAGCCAATCACATATAAGCATACCGGTTGGCGGCTGAGGTATGTATGAAGCAGAATTTTTTCACATTCAGTGGGAAGTTCTACAAGCAAAATTTTGGATTAAGTATGGGGAATAAGCTCTCACCTTTTTTGGGGAATCTTTTTATGAGCGACTTTGAAGCCAACGCAGAAAACAATAAGTTTTGCCCACACCTGTGGAAACGTTCGAAGCGAAGTCGTGTTCGCACCGGTGTAGGAGTGCCGTCTAGAACTGATTGAACATGCTCAatagggtggcagcgaaaatggtcatgtcaccgaccatgtacattttgtttattgacctaAAAATGATCTGTGTAAAACTCCAGCTCtttcggacatgatttaggggtgcctcaaagtgtttaaagttttttatgttttgaccatcgaaaatggacatccctaataaaaaaaaataatcaccaAACCACATGtgaatcattttaatgtttattaggcatcctaataataattttctttgaggaatgttaattttcgagggtcaaaacaCTGAAATTTTAGGCGCTTCGAGGCACCCTCAAATCAGGTctgattaagctgaaattttgcacaggttattattttgggcgaataaacaaaatgtacatgctCGGTTCTTCCAATTCATTTTTTCCACACATCGCATTGCCACCCTAATGCTAAACACTCGGCACGAATCTATAAAATTCAACATAGAATAGGAGGGGACGGGAATCTACCGTTTCTGGATTTATtgataaacagaaaaaaagacGAGACACTGAAGTTCGTCATTTACCGAAAATAGACTTccagtgttgcgaaatttcgacacagaaaaatgaaaatgatacaacagcagtatcactctcactctcttcaaactaatattgagtgtcacccgtgtcaattatcagtcaataatcgtgtcagtgatataaatgatatatcttAGCCGATCCATTGCTTGAATTCAATGAAGCAGATAGGCACCTTTATCCtacaccgcataaacatcgctagagcaacatagcgtgtgagaaatcacagaaatgctgcAAGCCAGCATTACCACTGTTAACTGATTGGAGCTGTAAGCAATTATCACtttcagctcgttcgtgttgatACTGATATTCGTAGCTCTCAGTGTCAACTGACaatctatcactgacagtgaaaatttgcaaccctgTAGACTTCTACGGACCGCTACCACTCCTTGGCACACCGGCTTCACAAAATCCTTAGAGAAGGTTGAGTTTACTGTATCGTATTTATAAAGAAGCGGAAATAAACGGATACGAAAAGGGGTTTGCCgataaaatatagaaaaacaAGTGAATGAAAGAGGTATCAGCACATAATCATTACACTGGAACCAAtagaaaagaaaacgaaaaaaatagtttACCGTTTTACCCAAAAGTGGCAAACCCTATTAAGTCTACTCTTAAACGACACGGCCTAAAGGTTGTACACAAAAGTTAAAGCACTTTACGAGACCTGGTATCTTTTGCCAGGTTTTTAAGGTTCCCTCTGATGAACAGTTTGAAATTCATAGGATTCTTCTGTTTGTGTTGGTCAAACTcgttgaaaaatgaaaactcGCCTGAAGTAACACAAAAATCAGTAGGAGCGGTTTACACGATGAGTCCGGGTCAGATTATTGACTGGGATGATTCGAAACTTATAAAAACAGTTAGAAAAATACCACATTTAAACGCCATGGAGTTCCTTCATATCATcgacactgctgagctattgacGAACGAAGATGACCCACCGATAACGTCAAGTCTCTTCAACATGACCAACTGGTTGCAACCCCCGGATAAAATAGCCTCTCTTCTCTCTGGGACGAGTATGCTTCGAATACCATCGTCAACAGTTGGACACGGGACCTTCAAGGTAAGTTTTAATATGTTTTTTATGTAAGAAcgataccatggaacggggtgaaattgatcaatttttataataatttccaattaactagcttcatgtacatttttcccgaaatagtatagttttaaaacaagtactggtatgtgctccagtaaacctctatggctattggtgacatttctatcgtctacttcatgaaataaattcgataattgtATGAGGTATTATGAGGTaatttggggtgaaattgatccatTGAAATctatacattcttttggcaatgtgcttttttttttgatatgctGAAGATTAATGATTATTTATgtgctgaaaaatattatttacagcAAGTTTGGACACGAAAAttacgatatttcaggttaaaatttgtttattttggttcacgagctgcttgtagctaaatttgctcttatttgatcgtcgttagactgatttcaattcggtttgttgcaaaagttcaaaaactagctctgaaattaaaatctttgtggtatcctgcgaattcatcagtatttctttaatggtatggaatgatcattgttgaaaattacattttttgagcttttatcaaactttactcacttctccgaATTTAACGtgattaaccctcaactaagattacttcgagtaaattcaatactttttcttgttatttggaaacttgtttgatcaaatttgattgagttttgactgagttagaagaatttttcgaaaatatgaaaaattgcaccggccatgcaagggttaactttgacaggtatgtgaatcatgaaaaagttgcgtttaaggacacgttaacattgccagTGTTGTAAGGGCAAAATCTtttgattagttttttttatcacgaatatTCAGGTgttcaatttcaccccattgatcaatttcaccccattccacggtaagTGTTGTGTCTTGTAACGCGTAATGTATCGTTAAGTGTCATATGGTTCTTACGTTAGCACAAACTCCACAATTCAAAGTAAGCAAGTGTTAGCTTGGAAAAAaagcctaaattaatccacctagcggccagacccagcctttctcattcaaacttttatttgtgaaaatagatttacttgaacgcttcaatccaataaatgtatattcactctttaggttctaaaatattgatgttgcaatctatacatataaaaatgcagttcggtctgtctgtctgatccatataggctcgaaaatgatagtttgagacccctccctcttctggaagggaggggtctcatacaaatgaaacataaatttctgcacaactcgagaacaaaCCCAGCAAATCaagccgaatttggcatgtggatgtttcaagaagtaacaaatatgtccataatagttgaacgcccctcccttttctggaaaggaggggttccatacaaatgaaacacaaatttctgcacatctcgagaactaatcaactaaatggaaacaaatttggcaggtgaatgtttttagtggaaaaaaatatgttcataatgttttgacatacaaataaaacagcaCTAGGTATAACGGTACATCAAATGGCACCTGTTCAATACGAGGATTGTCCAACTGAACCAAGTTTAGATTTCCGCAGAGCTGACTTCGAAAACCTGAGCACTACTATCTCTCAATTTGATTGGCAATTCTTGGAAAGCGACCCTCCTCTTGATGATGCTATAGTTTATTTTACCAACGCcatcaaaaatgcatttgttaattGTGTCTCTTCTCGCAGACCGGTATCAAAGCCCGGTATCAAAGTAATCCTACCGGATCTATAATCGCTTTATGTACAAACGGTATACTCTTCGGATGCAGAATTCTCTTAGACGAAACCCTCGACTCTTTTGGTCGTTTTTTtgttgttcacacaacatttatttgacacggcacaattttTGGTCGTTTGTTAACAGCAAAAGGAAAGAAGAAGGCCTAcctaaaaacatgtttttgggtGATCGTCACGGTAACACGACAGTTGAGAAGTGCGAACTATTTGCTCAACACTGTCGGCAGATTTACCGTAGCTCCACTGCCACTACTGCAGAGATCGACTTAGCTCTAAATAGTATCCCCAGTGATGTCATTGACTTCAGCTCATTTCTGATAACCAACCAGCAAGTGGAAGCTGCGATTGATAAAATGTGTTCTTCGTTTGCTCCTGGGCCCGATGGCATTCCTTGCTGCGTTCTGAAAAAATGTAAAGCTGAATTTATACACCCGCTAAGATGTAACCGTCGGTTACAGAATCCTGTATGATTTTTATTTGTGCTCAAATGTTTAGTCATACTTTCACGTTAATATTTAAGAGTTATTATAAGTAGGATTAGTAAAATGTAATTAAATGTTTATATTAATTGTTAAAGTAGGTTAGTA
It includes:
- the LOC129723776 gene encoding protein obstructor-E-like isoform X1, yielding MCKSLFLVALIIVACSKYNAADDDEYFEFTCPREQGQFEDPYQCDKYYDCSNGNVKEKLCPDGLVFNPSSKLSNKCDQVFNVDCGNRKELQKPNPVGVCPRQNGFFPHPDSAICNVFYNCINGRELEMTCVAGLHFNFETGTCVWPDMANRVGCGSNANKKLQDGFQCPQKFKKMDKNGQIITHPNFPHPEDCSKFYICLNGIEPRGGTCDEGLVYNEDLQRCDAPENIPGCEDWYNHDDKIEE
- the LOC129723776 gene encoding protein obstructor-E-like isoform X2, with the protein product MCKSLFLVALIIVACNAADDDEYFEFTCPREQGQFEDPYQCDKYYDCSNGNVKEKLCPDGLVFNPSSKLSNKCDQVFNVDCGNRKELQKPNPVGVCPRQNGFFPHPDSAICNVFYNCINGRELEMTCVAGLHFNFETGTCVWPDMANRVGCGSNANKKLQDGFQCPQKFKKMDKNGQIITHPNFPHPEDCSKFYICLNGIEPRGGTCDEGLVYNEDLQRCDAPENIPGCEDWYNHDDKIEE